The following is a genomic window from Rutidosis leptorrhynchoides isolate AG116_Rl617_1_P2 chromosome 8, CSIRO_AGI_Rlap_v1, whole genome shotgun sequence.
aagagatccatgaagccattcaacttctaaagaaagaatttgaaatgaaagatctcggaaaaaccaagtattgtcttggtttacaaattgaacatatgcctaatggtttacttgtacatcaaacaacatatactgaaaagattttaaaacgttttaatatggacaaggcaaaaccattaagtactcctatggttgttagatcacttaatgttgacactgatccatttcgtccctgtgaagatcatgaagatatcctaggaccagaagtaccatatcttagtacaATTGgaactcttatgtatcttacaaattgtacaagacctgacatttcttttgcagttaatttgttggcaaggttcagctcagctcctaccaaaagacactggaatgggatcaaacacatatttcgataccttcgaggaactactgatttaggattattttattctaacgaatcgaaacaagatttggttggttatgcagatgcaggttatttatctgatccacataaagctaaatctcaaaatggatatgtattcctaaatggaggtaccgcaatatcatggcgttctcaaaaacaaacacttgttgcaacatcatcaaatcatgccgaagtgattgcattacatgaagctactcgggaatgtttttggttgagatcaatgacacaactcattactgattcttgtggactagaacgcgataaaagtccaacaactatctatgaagataatgtagcttgcataacacagatgaaagaagggtatatcaaaagtgaccgaacaaaacacatacctcctagattcttctcatacactcaaaatctcattaaggacaaccagattgaaatgagatatgttcagtccagcaaaaactctgctgaccttttcaccaaagcacttccaactgctattttcagaacacacattcataatattggcatgaggcatgttcagaagatgtaacaattcaggcgttgcctacttgagggggagtcaactctatgctgcactctttttcccttagctaaagttttatcccaatgagttttctttagcaaggtttttaacgaggcagtactagttattctctaataaaattgtcatccaagggggagtgttataaaagttaaattggatgttaattttattattattatagatattgtatagtagattttttaagtataaatatgtgtgttatgagtttataaaacacactaaatatattctctcatattctctcatattctctctatatacttattagtagtctacagtcaagaactaggccactaaaggtagttataagcctactgaattataacaatatatatatatatatatatatatatatatatatatatatatatatatatatatatatatatatatatatatatatatatatatatatatccaagcaTTTTTGGTAACAAGGCACAAAAGCTTCCTTCAACTCGCTATATAATTTAGTTAAGCTAACCCAAACACGCGTTATACTTAAAGTTCATACTAATTACTTTACACTATTTCCTTTCAAAAAAGCAAAATGAGAGTGAACTATTAGTGACTTCATCAACTTATCCATGTCGTCCCATTCATCCACCCATAAAGCCTCTTTTTTTGCTTCTCAACCAAGTTTTCATCCATGTATAAAATCCCATTCCTTCATCACTCTCTAATCAACCACCAACACAAATTTAATCACAATCTCAAAATTAAGCAAGTATATTTTTGACTAGGGCCGGTATATGGCTGATTGGGGCCCCATTATGGTTTCGGTATTGCTATTTGCATTGTTATCGCCAGGATTGTTGTTTCAGATGCCAGGACGCGGGCGTTGTGTTAACTTTTGTTGTTTTCAAACGAGCGGAGTTGCTATCTTGGTTCATACTATTATCTACTTCGCAATTATTTGTCTTTTCACCTTTgcaattcaaattcatatttggattgcCTAAATTCACTCATCTATTTATGCTCAACTTTCTACAGATACGTGCTGATATACTTGAATATGGTTTCAAGATATTGTAATAAGCTAATTAGCGTTttgtataaatattttatatataatattataatatgtatatataaagttaTCAGAAGTTTGCATATCTTGCTACAACTATAACTTTTGACGAAAGTAGCTGAAGCTGGAGtttatagctggagctggagcttatgagtagaagctggagctggagcttatttttgaagctggtagctggagcttattattttttataaatgtttggtaaactagctggagcttatttttcagttcataagctctacttttttttcataagctactacaagtagcttattttttcagagcttatgattttcataagctctactttttttgtctaccaaacaaa
Proteins encoded in this region:
- the LOC139864809 gene encoding uncharacterized protein produces the protein MADWGPIMVSVLLFALLSPGLLFQMPGRGRCVNFCCFQTSGVAILVHTIIYFAIICLFTFAIQIHIWIA